In the genome of Streptomyces collinus, one region contains:
- a CDS encoding MaoC/PaaZ C-terminal domain-containing protein codes for MAGPDALVLTGPPALAPLLARGALLSPFKRPRSDAEFPRTRLVLPDLRVDLARLAAYERVCGFPVGEDALPVTYPHVLGFPLAMRLMSGRDFPLPLLGLVHTSITVTRHERMPPGGSHELSVHVEGLVPHRRGTEATVVTEVRRGGAVVWESRSTYLARHRTDRPTAVPREPEARKPLPPVDEWRLAGDVGRRYGAASGDRNPIHLHPLTARLFGFPRAIAHGMWTVARCLAAHGVPQHCHLRAEFRAPVLLPGTVTYAARDGRFELRGPEDRIHVTGDVYPT; via the coding sequence ATGGCCGGCCCCGACGCCCTCGTCCTCACCGGGCCCCCCGCCCTCGCCCCGCTCCTGGCCCGCGGCGCTCTGCTCTCCCCCTTCAAACGCCCCCGTTCCGACGCGGAGTTCCCCCGCACCCGGCTCGTCCTGCCGGACCTGCGCGTGGACCTCGCGCGGCTCGCGGCCTACGAGCGGGTCTGCGGGTTCCCCGTCGGGGAGGACGCGCTGCCGGTGACGTATCCGCATGTGCTCGGGTTCCCCCTGGCCATGCGGCTGATGAGCGGCCGGGACTTCCCGCTGCCGCTGCTCGGCCTCGTCCACACATCGATCACCGTGACCCGGCACGAGCGGATGCCGCCCGGCGGCAGCCACGAACTCTCCGTCCACGTCGAGGGTCTGGTCCCGCACCGGCGCGGCACGGAGGCCACGGTCGTCACCGAGGTGCGTCGCGGCGGTGCCGTCGTCTGGGAGTCGAGGAGCACGTACCTGGCCCGGCACCGCACGGACCGGCCGACCGCGGTGCCCCGGGAGCCGGAGGCGCGCAAACCGCTGCCCCCGGTCGACGAGTGGCGGCTCGCCGGGGATGTCGGGCGCCGCTACGGCGCCGCCTCCGGGGACCGCAACCCGATCCATCTGCACCCGCTCACGGCCCGCCTGTTCGGATTCCCCAGGGCCATCGCGCACGGCATGTGGACCGTGGCCCGCTGCCTCGCCGCGCACGGCGTCCCCCAGCACTGCCATCTGCGCGCGGAGTTCCGGGCACCGGTCCTGCTGCCCGGGACGGTGACGTACGCGGCGCGGGACGGCCGGTTCGAACTGCGCGGCCCCGAGGACCGGATCCACGTGACGGGGGACGTCTATCCGACGTGA
- a CDS encoding DUF4229 domain-containing protein, with product MLRYTLMRLGIFVGCLVVVWGAVYSGIAPRGLGNSNGLWIVALALLISAPISLVVLRKERDRASVQVAQRVDRMKANLAANRSQEDVADDTARAQGQAS from the coding sequence ATGCTCCGCTACACGCTGATGCGCCTCGGAATCTTCGTGGGCTGCCTCGTGGTCGTCTGGGGCGCTGTCTACTCCGGCATCGCCCCGCGCGGGCTCGGCAACAGCAACGGGCTGTGGATCGTGGCCCTCGCCCTGCTCATCTCCGCGCCGATCAGTCTGGTCGTGCTGCGCAAGGAGCGGGACCGGGCGTCGGTCCAGGTCGCGCAGCGGGTCGACCGGATGAAGGCCAACCTGGCCGCGAACCGCAGCCAGGAGGACGTGGCCGACGACACCGCGCGGGCCCAGGGGCAGGCCTCGTAA
- a CDS encoding acetyl-CoA C-acetyltransferase, protein MSSQQLSPSVRRVAVVGGARIPFARSDGPYATASNQQMLTAALDGLVERYGLQGPGAVGEFVAGAVLKHARDFNLARETLLGSGLHPSTPAYDIQQACGTGLQAVIAAANKIALGQIDSAVAGGADTASDAPLGVNDSLRRILLEVRRAKSPGARLKALAKVRPGHLVPDIPRNAEPRTGLSMGEHAAVTARARGIPRDAQDQLAATSHQRLAAAYERGFFQDLVVPFRGLARDQNLRPGSTVEKLASLKPVFGLAHPDPTMTAGNSTPLTDGAATVLLASEEWARERGLEPLAYLTAYETAAVDFVGGDVAGGEDGLLMAPAYAVPRMLERAGLGLDDFDLVEIHEAFASQVLATLAAWEKRGLGAVDRARLNVAGSSLATGHPFAATGARIVATLAKLLAERDAPARGLISVCAAGGQGVTAILERA, encoded by the coding sequence ATGAGTTCCCAGCAGCTGTCGCCGTCGGTGCGGCGCGTCGCGGTCGTCGGCGGAGCACGCATCCCCTTCGCCCGCTCCGACGGCCCCTACGCCACCGCTTCCAACCAGCAGATGCTCACCGCCGCCCTCGACGGCCTGGTCGAGCGGTACGGGCTCCAGGGGCCGGGCGCGGTCGGCGAGTTCGTCGCCGGGGCCGTGCTCAAGCACGCCCGCGACTTCAACCTCGCCCGCGAGACCCTCCTCGGCTCGGGACTCCACCCGAGCACCCCCGCCTACGACATCCAGCAGGCCTGCGGCACCGGCCTCCAGGCCGTCATCGCCGCCGCCAACAAGATCGCCCTCGGCCAGATCGACTCGGCCGTCGCGGGCGGCGCCGACACCGCCAGCGACGCACCCCTCGGCGTCAACGACTCCCTGCGCCGCATCCTCCTGGAGGTCCGCCGGGCGAAGTCGCCGGGCGCCCGCCTCAAGGCCCTCGCGAAGGTGCGCCCGGGCCACCTCGTCCCCGACATCCCGCGCAACGCCGAGCCGCGCACCGGCCTGTCCATGGGCGAACACGCAGCCGTCACCGCCCGCGCCCGGGGCATCCCCCGCGACGCGCAGGACCAGCTCGCCGCCACCAGTCACCAGCGGCTGGCGGCGGCGTACGAACGCGGCTTCTTCCAGGACCTGGTGGTCCCCTTCCGCGGCCTGGCCCGCGACCAGAACCTGCGCCCCGGCTCGACCGTGGAGAAACTCGCCTCCCTGAAGCCGGTGTTCGGGCTCGCCCACCCCGACCCGACCATGACGGCCGGGAACTCCACCCCGTTGACGGACGGTGCCGCCACCGTCCTGCTGGCGAGCGAGGAGTGGGCCCGCGAGCGGGGCCTGGAGCCGCTGGCGTACCTCACCGCGTACGAGACGGCCGCCGTCGACTTCGTGGGCGGCGACGTGGCCGGCGGCGAGGACGGACTGCTCATGGCGCCCGCGTACGCCGTCCCGCGCATGCTGGAACGGGCCGGCCTCGGCCTGGACGACTTCGACCTCGTCGAGATCCACGAGGCGTTCGCCTCCCAGGTGCTGGCGACGCTCGCCGCCTGGGAGAAGCGGGGCCTCGGCGCAGTCGACCGCGCCCGGCTGAACGTCGCCGGCTCCTCCCTCGCGACCGGCCACCCCTTCGCCGCCACCGGGGCCCGGATCGTCGCCACCCTGGCCAAGCTCCTCGCCGAACGGGACGCCCCCGCCCGCGGCCTGATCTCCGTCTGCGCGGCGGGCGGACAGGGGGTGACGGCGATCCTGGAACGCGCCTGA
- a CDS encoding 3-oxoacyl-ACP reductase — translation MADRYLRFTGTAPGRFLTRRLGLPQPAALTRWSPERPALDGGLLHLTAGRSALGPAPVLARTGIGPAGSGRAAAVVLDATGVRDVEALAEVHAALHPVVRSVAPSGRVVVLGAPLDPADHHQAAAQQALEGFTRSLGKEIGRGRTVNLVRLTDAGAAESTLRFLLSPKSAYVSGQVIEVGAPQETAPPDADRPLTGRTALVTGAARGIGEAVAETLARDGARVVVLDVPQAGQDARRVAERLGGTALLLDMTSADAGARIAEALPDGLDLLIHNAGITRDRRLVNMPSERWISVLEVNLASVLRTTDALLKDGTLKRGGRIVATASIAGLAGNAGQTNYGASKAGVVGLVRSLAPRALEEHGVTVNAVAPGFIETKMTAAVPLFIREAGRRMNSLAQGGLPVDVAETTAWLAHPASGAVNGQVVRVCGQSLLGA, via the coding sequence ATGGCCGACCGCTATCTGCGCTTCACCGGTACCGCGCCCGGCCGCTTCCTCACCCGCCGGCTGGGGCTGCCGCAGCCCGCGGCGCTGACCCGCTGGTCCCCGGAGCGGCCCGCCCTGGACGGCGGCCTGCTGCACCTCACCGCGGGCCGGTCCGCCCTCGGCCCGGCGCCGGTCCTGGCCCGTACGGGGATCGGCCCGGCCGGCTCCGGCCGTGCGGCGGCCGTCGTCCTGGACGCGACCGGGGTGCGGGACGTGGAGGCCCTGGCCGAGGTGCATGCCGCCCTGCATCCCGTCGTACGGTCGGTCGCTCCGAGCGGGCGCGTGGTGGTGCTCGGCGCGCCCCTCGACCCGGCCGACCACCACCAGGCCGCGGCCCAGCAGGCCCTGGAGGGGTTCACCCGCTCCCTCGGCAAGGAGATCGGCCGGGGCAGGACGGTGAACCTGGTCCGGCTCACGGACGCGGGCGCCGCGGAGTCCACGCTGCGCTTCCTGCTGTCGCCGAAGTCGGCGTACGTCAGCGGGCAGGTGATCGAGGTGGGAGCCCCGCAGGAGACGGCTCCGCCCGACGCGGACCGCCCCCTGACCGGCCGCACCGCCCTCGTCACCGGCGCCGCCCGGGGCATCGGCGAGGCGGTCGCCGAGACCCTCGCGCGGGACGGTGCCCGGGTCGTCGTCCTCGACGTGCCGCAGGCCGGACAGGACGCCCGGCGGGTCGCCGAGCGGCTCGGGGGCACCGCGCTGCTGCTCGACATGACGTCCGCCGACGCGGGCGCGCGGATCGCCGAGGCCCTGCCCGACGGCCTGGACCTGCTGATCCACAACGCGGGCATCACCCGCGACCGGCGCCTGGTGAACATGCCGTCCGAACGCTGGATCTCCGTCCTCGAAGTGAACCTGGCGAGCGTGCTGCGCACCACGGACGCCCTGCTCAAGGACGGGACGCTGAAGCGCGGCGGCCGGATCGTCGCCACCGCCTCGATCGCGGGGCTCGCCGGCAACGCCGGTCAGACCAACTACGGGGCGAGCAAGGCGGGCGTCGTCGGCCTGGTCCGCTCCCTGGCGCCGCGCGCGCTCGAAGAGCACGGCGTGACGGTCAACGCGGTCGCGCCGGGCTTCATCGAGACGAAGATGACGGCCGCCGTCCCGCTGTTCATCCGCGAGGCGGGCCGCCGGATGAACTCCCTCGCGCAGGGCGGTCTCCCGGTCGATGTCGCCGAGACCACCGCCTGGCTGGCCCACCCGGCCTCGGGCGCGGTCAACGGCCAGGTCGTCCGTGTCTGCGGCCAGAGCCTGCTGGGGGCGTGA
- a CDS encoding sugar ABC transporter substrate-binding protein, with amino-acid sequence MALAVSVSALSLAACGDGGSDDTAAKKGNDITVGLLLPDRDTARFEKFDYPLIKEEVASLTEDKGKVRYANAEASVTRQSEQFQKMIADKVDVILVDALNSKAIATDVQKAKDAGIPVIAYDRLAEGPIDAYVSHDNELVGQVQGRAIVGELGDKAGKSKVVMMNGDPGDPNTARFKDGALSELRGQVNIVKEYDTKEWKPAIAKEHMKEAIRSVGLSNIAAVYSANDGMAGAVIEAMQEAGAAKMPPVTGQDANLDAVQRVVSGEQYMTVYKSFLLEATNAAKIAVAKVQGRSIEFAALTRETVDSPTQKNIPAMLVPVVALTKDNIKETVITDGVYTVKDICTSKYRADCAAIGLD; translated from the coding sequence ATGGCCCTGGCGGTCTCCGTATCGGCCCTGTCCCTCGCAGCCTGCGGCGACGGCGGGAGTGACGACACCGCCGCGAAGAAGGGCAACGACATCACGGTGGGCCTGCTGCTGCCCGACCGGGACACGGCACGCTTCGAGAAGTTCGACTACCCGCTGATCAAGGAGGAGGTCGCGTCCCTCACGGAGGACAAGGGCAAGGTCCGCTACGCCAACGCCGAGGCCAGCGTCACCAGACAGAGCGAGCAGTTCCAGAAGATGATCGCCGACAAGGTCGACGTCATCCTCGTCGACGCACTGAACTCCAAGGCCATCGCCACGGACGTGCAGAAGGCCAAGGACGCCGGCATCCCGGTGATCGCCTACGACCGGCTCGCCGAGGGCCCGATCGACGCCTACGTCTCCCACGACAATGAACTCGTCGGACAGGTGCAGGGCCGCGCCATCGTCGGGGAACTCGGCGACAAGGCCGGGAAGAGCAAGGTCGTCATGATGAACGGCGACCCCGGCGACCCGAACACGGCACGGTTCAAGGACGGCGCGCTGAGCGAGCTCCGAGGCCAGGTGAACATCGTCAAGGAGTACGACACCAAGGAGTGGAAGCCCGCGATCGCCAAGGAGCACATGAAGGAGGCGATCCGGTCGGTCGGGCTGAGCAACATCGCCGCTGTTTACTCGGCCAACGACGGCATGGCCGGCGCCGTCATCGAGGCGATGCAGGAGGCCGGAGCCGCGAAGATGCCGCCGGTGACCGGGCAGGACGCCAACCTCGACGCGGTGCAGCGGGTCGTGTCCGGCGAGCAGTACATGACGGTGTACAAGTCCTTCCTGCTGGAGGCGACCAACGCCGCGAAGATCGCGGTGGCCAAGGTGCAGGGCCGCTCGATCGAGTTCGCCGCGCTGACCCGGGAGACGGTCGACAGCCCCACGCAGAAGAACATCCCGGCGATGCTGGTGCCGGTGGTCGCCCTCACCAAGGACAACATCAAGGAGACGGTGATCACGGACGGCGTGTACACCGTCAAGGACATCTGCACCTCCAAGTACAGGGCGGACTGCGCGGCCATCGGCCTCGACTGA
- a CDS encoding TetR/AcrR family transcriptional regulator, translated as MGAVKTKRMPRAVREQQMLDAAVRIFGQRGYMAASMDEIAELAGVSKPLVYLYLNSKEDLFTACIRREAGALVEAVRAGVRRDLPADRQLWEGLGAFFAHTGENPDAWSVLHLQARTHGEPFAAEVTAMREEIVAFVTQLILAGAREAHRDPDLPEREVAGLAEALVGAAESLAAWANATPGVTARQAAATLMNFAWAGLGDLMAGRPWAPREEPPGPHVG; from the coding sequence ATGGGTGCCGTGAAGACCAAGCGGATGCCGCGTGCGGTCCGTGAACAGCAGATGCTGGACGCCGCCGTGCGGATCTTCGGCCAACGGGGCTACATGGCCGCGTCGATGGACGAGATCGCCGAACTGGCCGGTGTGTCGAAGCCGTTGGTGTACCTGTACCTCAACTCCAAGGAAGACCTCTTCACCGCCTGCATCCGCCGGGAGGCGGGGGCCCTCGTCGAGGCGGTGCGGGCCGGGGTCCGCCGCGACCTGCCGGCCGACCGGCAACTCTGGGAGGGCCTCGGCGCCTTCTTCGCGCACACCGGCGAGAACCCGGACGCGTGGTCGGTCCTGCACCTCCAGGCCCGTACCCACGGCGAGCCGTTCGCCGCCGAGGTCACCGCGATGCGCGAGGAGATCGTCGCGTTCGTGACCCAGCTGATCCTCGCCGGGGCCCGTGAGGCCCACCGCGATCCCGACCTGCCGGAGCGCGAGGTCGCCGGGCTGGCCGAGGCCCTCGTCGGCGCCGCCGAGTCGCTCGCGGCCTGGGCCAACGCCACCCCCGGCGTCACCGCCCGGCAGGCCGCGGCCACCCTGATGAACTTCGCCTGGGCGGGACTCGGCGACCTCATGGCGGGGCGGCCCTGGGCGCCCCGGGAGGAGCCGCCGGGCCCTCACGTCGGATAG
- a CDS encoding putative leader peptide produces MKSAVVPHSPLSAPLVARLHVDLCRCASAFCRP; encoded by the coding sequence ATGAAGTCAGCAGTCGTGCCTCATTCGCCTCTGAGCGCTCCGCTCGTGGCGCGACTGCACGTGGATCTCTGTCGGTGCGCGTCCGCTTTCTGTCGTCCCTGA
- a CDS encoding dicarboxylate/amino acid:cation symporter, whose amino-acid sequence MSSRLKFFKVPFWAQILAGLVLGVFLGWIARDLDLSWLVTTLEKVGDTFIGLLKLAVAPLVFFAILVSITNLRKVNNAARLASRTLLWFMITSLIAVSIGLIIGLVTNPGAGTGLTPKDGAKPESTGSWIDFLTGIVPTDVITPFTDLNVLQIVFMAAVAGIAALQLGEKAQPILTLSESVLSLLQKALWWVIRLAPLGTIGLIGHAIATYGWDLIGKYATFTADIYVGCLIVMFGVYPTLLATVAKVNPVQFFKGAWPAIQLAFVSRSSVGTMPLTQKVTERLGVPKEYASFAVPFGATTKMDGCAAIYPAIAAIFVAQIFDIQLGVGDYLLIAFVSVVGSAATAGLTGATVMLTLTLSTLGLPMEGVGLLLAIDPILDMIRTATNVAGQALIPVLVSARENLLDRDAYATADGSSLDEPVDEPRDKAEPVPATA is encoded by the coding sequence GTGTCCTCACGTCTGAAGTTCTTCAAGGTGCCCTTCTGGGCCCAGATACTCGCCGGTCTCGTCCTGGGTGTGTTCCTCGGCTGGATCGCCCGCGACCTGGACCTCTCCTGGCTGGTCACGACCCTGGAGAAGGTCGGCGACACCTTCATCGGCCTGCTGAAGCTGGCCGTCGCCCCGCTCGTCTTCTTCGCGATCCTGGTCTCGATCACCAACCTGCGGAAGGTCAACAACGCGGCCCGTCTGGCCTCGCGCACCCTCCTCTGGTTCATGATCACGTCGCTGATCGCGGTGAGCATCGGCCTGATCATCGGCCTGGTCACCAACCCGGGCGCCGGTACCGGCCTCACGCCCAAGGACGGCGCGAAGCCCGAGAGCACCGGTTCCTGGATCGACTTCCTGACCGGCATCGTCCCGACCGACGTCATCACGCCGTTCACCGACCTGAACGTGCTCCAGATCGTCTTCATGGCCGCCGTCGCCGGTATCGCCGCGCTCCAGCTCGGTGAGAAGGCCCAGCCGATCCTCACCCTGAGCGAGTCCGTCCTCAGCCTGCTCCAGAAGGCGCTGTGGTGGGTCATCCGGCTCGCCCCGCTCGGCACGATCGGCCTCATCGGCCACGCCATCGCCACCTACGGCTGGGACCTGATCGGCAAGTACGCGACGTTCACCGCCGACATCTACGTCGGCTGCCTCATCGTGATGTTCGGCGTCTACCCGACGCTGCTCGCGACCGTCGCCAAGGTCAACCCGGTCCAGTTCTTCAAGGGCGCCTGGCCCGCGATCCAGCTCGCGTTCGTCTCTCGCTCCTCCGTCGGCACCATGCCGCTGACGCAGAAGGTCACCGAGCGGCTCGGCGTGCCGAAGGAGTACGCCTCCTTCGCCGTGCCGTTCGGCGCCACGACCAAGATGGACGGCTGCGCCGCGATCTATCCGGCCATCGCCGCGATCTTCGTCGCCCAGATCTTCGACATCCAGCTGGGCGTCGGCGACTACCTGCTGATCGCGTTCGTCTCGGTGGTCGGCTCCGCCGCCACGGCCGGCCTCACCGGCGCGACGGTCATGCTGACCCTGACCCTCTCCACCCTCGGCCTGCCGATGGAGGGTGTGGGCCTGCTCCTCGCGATCGACCCGATCCTGGACATGATCCGCACCGCGACCAACGTCGCCGGACAGGCGCTGATCCCGGTGCTGGTCTCCGCCCGCGAGAACCTGCTCGACCGCGACGCGTACGCCACGGCCGACGGTTCCTCCCTGGACGAGCCGGTCGACGAGCCACGCGACAAGGCCGAGCCGGTCCCCGCGACCGCCTGA
- the kstD gene encoding 3-oxosteroid 1-dehydrogenase, whose product MTTRTDTAGTAEGPSRRRLLAGAAGAAGAGLAVAAGVQQSARAADLPPLGTYDVVVIGSGAAGMTAALTAARQGLSCVVVEKAPTFGGSAARSGAGIWIPNNSVILAAGVPDTPAKAAAYLAAVVGPEIPADRQRAFLAHGPATISFVMAHSPLRFRWMEGYSDYYPELPGGLPNGRSIEPDQLDGNVLGPELAHLNPPYMDVPAGMVVFSADYKWVALAAVNARGAAVAALCLARGAKAATLGQKPLTMGQALAAGLRAGLRSAGVPVWLNTPLTDLHVENGTVTGAVVTRDGAPGLVRARRGVIVGSGGFEHNAAMRERFQRQPIGTEWTVGAKENTGDGIRAGERLGAALDLMEDAWWGPAIPVPGRPYFCLAERTLPGGLLVNGSGRRFVNEAAPYSDVVHTMYDVHDTDPAIPCWLITDQNYRNRYLFKDVLPALPFPDSWYDSGAAHKEWTLDALAASIGVPAAALRTSVNRFNAQARQGEDPDFHRGDSAYDHYYTDPSVLPNSCLAPLWLPPYHAFRIVPGDLGTKGGLRTDARARVLREDGSVIPGLYAAGNASAAVMGHSYAGAGSTIGPAMTFGYIAARDIAGVL is encoded by the coding sequence ATGACCACTCGCACGGACACCGCAGGAACTGCCGAAGGCCCGTCCCGAAGACGCCTGCTGGCCGGGGCCGCCGGGGCCGCCGGTGCTGGTCTCGCGGTCGCCGCGGGCGTTCAACAGAGCGCCCGGGCAGCCGACTTACCGCCGCTCGGCACCTACGACGTCGTCGTCATCGGCTCCGGCGCCGCGGGCATGACCGCCGCGCTGACCGCCGCCCGCCAGGGCCTGAGCTGTGTGGTCGTGGAGAAGGCACCCACCTTCGGCGGTTCGGCCGCCCGATCCGGCGCCGGGATCTGGATCCCCAACAACTCCGTGATCCTCGCGGCCGGCGTCCCGGACACCCCCGCGAAGGCCGCCGCCTACCTCGCCGCCGTCGTCGGCCCGGAGATCCCCGCCGACCGGCAGCGTGCCTTCCTCGCCCACGGCCCGGCGACGATCTCCTTCGTCATGGCGCACAGCCCGCTCCGGTTCCGCTGGATGGAGGGCTACAGCGACTACTACCCCGAGCTGCCCGGCGGTCTGCCGAACGGCCGCTCCATCGAGCCGGACCAGCTCGACGGCAATGTCCTGGGGCCCGAGCTGGCGCACCTGAACCCGCCGTACATGGACGTACCCGCCGGCATGGTCGTCTTCAGCGCCGACTACAAGTGGGTCGCCCTGGCCGCCGTGAACGCCCGGGGCGCGGCCGTCGCCGCCCTGTGCCTCGCCCGCGGCGCCAAGGCGGCGACGCTCGGCCAGAAGCCCCTGACGATGGGCCAGGCGCTGGCGGCGGGCCTGCGCGCGGGCCTGCGCTCGGCCGGGGTCCCCGTCTGGCTGAACACACCCCTGACGGACCTGCACGTCGAGAACGGCACGGTCACGGGAGCCGTCGTCACCCGCGACGGCGCTCCCGGCCTGGTCCGCGCCCGCCGGGGCGTGATCGTCGGCTCCGGCGGCTTCGAACACAACGCCGCGATGCGGGAACGCTTCCAGCGGCAGCCCATCGGCACGGAGTGGACCGTCGGGGCGAAGGAGAACACCGGCGACGGCATCCGGGCGGGGGAGCGACTGGGCGCGGCGCTCGACCTGATGGAGGACGCGTGGTGGGGCCCGGCCATCCCCGTCCCCGGCCGGCCCTACTTCTGCCTCGCCGAACGCACCCTGCCCGGCGGGCTGCTGGTCAACGGCTCGGGCCGCCGCTTCGTCAACGAGGCCGCGCCCTACAGCGACGTCGTGCACACCATGTACGACGTCCACGACACCGACCCGGCCATCCCGTGCTGGCTGATCACCGACCAGAACTACCGCAACCGGTACCTCTTCAAGGACGTCCTGCCGGCGCTGCCCTTCCCCGACTCCTGGTACGACTCCGGGGCTGCGCACAAGGAGTGGACGCTGGACGCGCTGGCGGCCTCCATCGGCGTCCCCGCGGCGGCCCTGCGCACCAGCGTGAACCGCTTCAACGCCCAGGCGCGACAGGGCGAGGACCCCGACTTCCACCGCGGCGACAGCGCCTACGACCACTACTACACCGACCCGTCCGTCCTCCCCAACTCCTGCCTGGCACCGCTCTGGCTCCCCCCGTACCACGCCTTCCGCATCGTCCCCGGCGACCTCGGCACGAAGGGCGGCCTCCGCACGGACGCCCGGGCCCGGGTACTGCGCGAGGACGGCTCGGTCATCCCCGGCCTCTACGCGGCGGGAAACGCCAGTGCGGCGGTGATGGGCCACAGCTACGCGGGCGCGGGCTCGACGATCGGCCCGGCGATGACGTTCGGGTACATCGCGGCGCGGGACATCGCGGGGGTGCTGTAG
- a CDS encoding AMP-dependent synthetase/ligase: MSTAYPSSAYGDAYGGPVLVQPEVRRMDGAVREASVPPLAPPWAHGSLADLPFDNANAHPDAVVLSRKDADGRWNDVTATQFADQVRAVAKGLVAEGLMPGDRVAVMARTIYEWTVLDFAAWAAGLVTVPVYPTSSVFQARWILQDSGAVALVTENAAQAAALGPERERLPDLKHLWVVEKGHVDRLAETGAHLPDQEVEVRRGMLGPDTLATLVYTSGTTGRPKGCALTHGNFFAEVDNAIELLYPVFRAKTSEEASVLLFLPMSHVFGRMVAIACIRARVRLGHAPSIKADRLLPDLASFRPTCLLAIPYMLEKVFNSARAKAEAGGRVSSFDRAAAVAQRYGEALEAQQTGTGPGPSRALKTARAFYDPLVYRRIRNAMGGRVRYAICGGSPLGSRLAAFYAGAGIEIFEGYGLTETTGASTVTPPLKPRLGTVGWPLPGTRVRIAADGEILVGGDHVLRGYWDPQAGGVVPAAPDGWLATGDLGELDDEGYLTITGRKKEMLITAGGKSVAPAPLENWLRSHPLISQCLVLGDGRPFVSALITLDPDGITHWRQMNGKHPVPATLLVDDEELRAVLQRAVDEANKMVSRPESIRRFVILPEDFTEEAGHLTPSMKLRREAVLRAFATEVEGLYTR; the protein is encoded by the coding sequence GTGTCCACTGCGTATCCCTCCTCCGCCTACGGCGACGCGTACGGAGGGCCGGTCCTGGTCCAGCCCGAGGTGCGGCGGATGGACGGGGCGGTACGGGAAGCCTCCGTACCGCCGCTGGCCCCGCCGTGGGCGCACGGGTCGCTCGCCGACCTGCCCTTCGACAACGCGAACGCGCATCCCGATGCCGTGGTGCTCAGCCGCAAGGACGCCGACGGCCGCTGGAACGACGTCACGGCGACCCAGTTCGCCGACCAGGTCAGGGCCGTGGCCAAGGGCCTGGTCGCCGAGGGCCTGATGCCCGGCGACCGGGTCGCCGTGATGGCCCGCACGATCTACGAGTGGACGGTCCTGGACTTCGCCGCCTGGGCGGCCGGACTCGTCACCGTCCCCGTCTACCCCACCTCCTCCGTCTTCCAGGCCCGCTGGATCCTCCAGGACTCCGGCGCGGTCGCCCTGGTCACCGAGAACGCCGCGCAGGCCGCCGCCCTCGGCCCCGAGCGCGAACGCCTGCCCGACCTCAAGCACCTGTGGGTCGTCGAGAAGGGCCACGTCGACCGGCTCGCGGAAACCGGCGCGCACCTGCCCGACCAGGAAGTCGAGGTGCGGCGCGGCATGCTCGGCCCCGACACCCTCGCCACCCTCGTCTACACCTCGGGCACCACCGGCCGCCCCAAGGGCTGCGCCCTCACCCACGGCAACTTCTTCGCCGAGGTGGACAACGCCATCGAGCTGCTCTACCCCGTCTTCCGGGCGAAGACCAGCGAAGAGGCCTCGGTCCTGCTGTTCCTGCCGATGTCCCACGTCTTCGGCCGCATGGTGGCGATCGCCTGCATCCGGGCCCGCGTCCGGCTGGGCCACGCCCCCAGCATCAAGGCCGACCGGCTGCTCCCGGACCTGGCCAGCTTCCGGCCGACCTGCCTGCTCGCCATCCCGTACATGCTGGAGAAGGTCTTCAACTCGGCCCGAGCCAAGGCCGAGGCGGGCGGCCGGGTCTCCTCGTTCGACCGCGCGGCGGCGGTGGCGCAGCGCTACGGAGAGGCCCTGGAGGCCCAGCAGACGGGCACCGGCCCCGGCCCCTCCCGCGCCCTCAAGACCGCCCGGGCCTTCTACGACCCCCTGGTCTACCGCCGCATCCGCAACGCCATGGGCGGCAGGGTCCGCTACGCCATCTGCGGCGGGTCCCCGCTCGGCAGCCGCCTGGCAGCCTTCTACGCCGGTGCCGGCATCGAGATCTTCGAGGGCTACGGCCTGACCGAGACCACCGGCGCGAGCACCGTCACCCCGCCCCTGAAACCCCGCCTCGGCACCGTCGGCTGGCCGCTGCCCGGCACCCGCGTCCGTATCGCCGCCGACGGCGAGATCCTCGTCGGCGGCGACCACGTGCTGCGCGGCTACTGGGACCCGCAGGCCGGCGGCGTCGTCCCCGCCGCCCCCGACGGCTGGCTCGCCACCGGCGACCTCGGCGAACTGGACGACGAGGGCTACCTGACGATCACCGGCCGCAAGAAGGAGATGCTCATCACCGCCGGCGGCAAGTCCGTCGCCCCGGCCCCGCTGGAGAACTGGCTGCGCTCACACCCGCTGATCTCCCAGTGCCTCGTCCTGGGCGACGGCCGCCCCTTCGTCTCGGCGCTGATCACCCTCGACCCGGACGGCATCACGCACTGGCGCCAGATGAACGGCAAACACCCCGTCCCCGCCACGCTCCTGGTCGACGACGAGGAACTGCGCGCCGTCCTCCAGCGTGCTGTCGACGAGGCCAACAAGATGGTCTCCCGCCCGGAGTCCATCCGCCGCTTCGTCATCCTCCCCGAGGACTTCACCGAGGAGGCGGGCCACCTGACCCCGTCGATGAAGCTCCGCCGGGAGGCCGTGCTGCGCGCGTTCGCGACGGAAGTGGAGGGCCTGTACACGCGGTGA